A window of the Hippoglossus stenolepis isolate QCI-W04-F060 chromosome 8, HSTE1.2, whole genome shotgun sequence genome harbors these coding sequences:
- the LOC118114307 gene encoding uncharacterized protein LOC118114307 isoform X2, which produces MQSPTRANSGPTPVTTAPTDQPPDTGTEAQPALNEQHAREEGAASEAPVETDTVIPPQENEAGVLTPKTPATVAVVQAVENETAPLPLSETSEKPGGMEMDSALKTRAPTKCDTNTNPLCVGQKAKKQDKVVRDGRKYVPSKKAMIDPLKMDMSKPLVMPLTSSQLSLQCIECHIIFSDHKSKERHLKTSHPAEYEQCILRNALFACYVCDRHFTNSTELMVHQKAHIEKKPFKCQICGVAFKKSSELTIHKKIHFGQDGYACTDCGKPCKTFTLLKYHRRKHTGEKPYVCKECGQSFPMSKTLQRHMVSHLPEGAELDEQAAAAKAAKAQVKKKDGASTVKYSCPICKAVFKTTKTRQHHMKTKHNLLPAAPRNAPPAGQQVKLGTPIITPISICQPGLLQLESIGPLQKVDSNIDTEQIRRLIESLGNVQKVNQVVILGQVPSHVTPLEMQQISHLAEPVNVSPPQIDFIGQSESKTIELDTLNHQCDPMEQTIILEPITPDGQLENPHFSELGSHMTIGESIELTFVQTEQTERPEGEVMHQILQQPEISAIQSDPVNQMVCQDEFADLKQNLEQTFILELTPALMPTLELEQSKTLPKEEIPSSSLVPTTELEKIPDQTVIDEQETGLSVPTFMSTVELELTPLQTEQQDVTTCPFVQSDTLTETPSESERNVKEDVESLVQTESLDLIHNVMDGGATQEMQEKEVQEPFEQESSEKLLVDHKTGQKQLSEVEDASAPKEVPSQLEPKQVPQISELPVNVMSAQELVKVRKRKPARAFIFQGYIQEQVGSITKDDLQIEAKPAKRQRTKKSHLVVKFGPPSKEKKIKKQKKPSQEHQPTREKEITSNLSPKKASQKKGRKGKKEREVGHLLSTAEIKSPSLNQEPQAQQIKEHTKQNKIKKPKEQPREGVMTVSEHKTPALPVFKKKKQTKIMRKDQPKKAKDGKRKKNRAKKEDVNTNTGTSSTEIQGPHTTQDPLVLLKGHKQPQLKVYKLDPSKASSQTQEASAQDAQTMSQQSKDNKHPTSESANNLTAENKKKGGRPKKKQKALSLLSSLHVSRQPSETLPTKPKTTRKRKASSKVETEGVITSSHSKRALECKDCGERFSELSSLQKHKATVHIVESPSLTYTNGNIFEGVSRLDLYQLPKQSDKVVGVINAAADWDTEPEMTELALEDRERSVCFPALIPSPSLPVPPSDVEMSAHGDKHGSKTGADVQFHTSPDDCSLSDQVKNSEKPRNFTSESGLSTSTQTKDFETGEPLESDEAEQENGLLKHPSPDSEVQANVDEDVKEDLLLEVDMVTVGEQNEKDESDPASSQESVAQDESKGNSESGSTETATAPGQADETIMEKSLTWQTVSCSTHQVVIKEEEEEMLVQRKKVEGKGAAKKNATRGRRRGRGHLKRGMMAKTFLGGDTVRGTESEKEQDECQVVYEKHTITTDSETHDEVETGTKTSQPETNPECEAIKATAPAACLPLVPPAIEESPEEQVVFELESVTTSVEEVMNEGEEHDREVDQSPGIILEKFLTSRQRETADKEPCLRRINQRQGLKNITANVFQVPGSQEIKVEENISDPLLVAPSSQNRPRLNVQPHHHRDIRTVLVKEESSLVLNEAQASQGSRHIRWNVEPVDNENTATPLIQTGETINDSCITPEFNTNQCIFYPVKEEERELLLGATQTSRGSLTPEGSSVAHQTELQSADPALYEGSHATQDYQEIAVRGLSSEPGVSDFTHGQAEADAEWPHPPDVRDFLLRSSDEEERGELSEPQLDSEAEVMAYFYKNMTIGARQSDQTSLCLSTSTNQLLAPRDENRNRKPIDYFSKYFGWDTWKEIANCTNKLSSMSNPFTAREVAQFVGIHVAMGTLKFPSPRLYWEDLTKVPLVADAMPLSRFLELTCRLKFASPAKDPVNSIIQEERLDVDFQNGQQGKTLPSSQCVISQQSDGESQCDKTNDPNTSETQTDPMWKVQPLLSRFKAGCQSLSREGDYAVDQYLLPLTGKLHNYKVSLYCTTLIGFGGLLLHVDFKLNLSDKEDAVEKMVPKGSMVFLCKQELSTPAMLERLLVAGVHGAGRVGGARGQIGDEFVSSDGKLMLRRSHCGFILSTAGNGQRSMASLTDNFEKAQMSALLNRDLRNLYPIPLTALAPTCWPQAVLWYLTDLALVNSWLLYREDHQAPSAPLTLMAFRLEVSKALILSSGSDTQDSVPPQPPVEKTHSTSQTPNPTTVEECPLPDAATRYDGSGHWPEQLGEGEGGRCRFGDCQRTSRVLCLKCCVFLCISRNHNCFLNFHSQGSFGKE; this is translated from the exons ATGCAGAGTCCTACCCGGGCAAACAGCGGGCCAACCCCTGTGACCACAGCACCCACAGATCAACCACCGGACACAGGCACAGAGGCTCAGCCAGCACTCAATGAACAACATGCACGAGAGGAGGGGGCTGCATCTGAGGCTCCGGTTGAGACTGACACAGTAATCCCACCACAGGAAAATGAGGCGGGGGTGCTAACTCCAAAAACACCTGCCACTGTGGCAGTCGTGCAGGCAGTGGAGAACGAGACTGCTCCTCTGCCGCTGAGTGAGACCTCAGAAAAGCCTGGAGGGATGGAGATGGACTCTGCTTTAAAGACACGTGCACCCAcaaaatgtgacacaaacacaaatcctcTGTGTGTCGGGCAAAAGGCAAAGAAACAGGATAAAGTTGTACGTGATGGGAGGAAATATGTTCCTTCCAAGAAGGCTATGATCGATCCTCTGAAAATGGACATGTCCAAACCACTGGTCATGCCTCTTACAT CATCACAGCTCTCCCTGCAGTGCATTGAGTGCCACATAATATTCAGTGACCACAAGAGCAAAGAGCGCCATCTGAAGACGAGCCATCCAGCAGAATATGAGCAGTGCATACTAAGGAACGCCCTTTTTGCCTGTTACGTTTGTGACCGCCATTTCACAAACTCCACAGAGCTCATGGTTCACCAGAAAGCCCACATCGAGAAGAAACCCTTCAAGTGTCAGATCTGCGGGGTGGCCTTTAAAAAGTCATCCGAGCTCACCATTCATAAAAAAATTCATTTTGGCCAGGACGGCTATGCCTGCACTGACTGTGGCAAACCTTGCAAAACGTTTACATTGCTCAAGTATCACCGACGCAAACACACTGGAGAAAAGCCGTACGTTTGCAAGGAATGTGGCCAATCCTTCCCCATGTCCAAAACTCTGCAGAGACATATGGTGTCACACCTGCCAGAGGGAGCGGAGCTGGATGAGCAAGCTGCCGCAGCTAAAGCAGCTAAAGCACAAGTGAAGAAAAAGGATG gtGCCTCTACAGTAAAATATTCTTGCCCCATATGCAAGGCAGTTTTCAAGACTACCAAGACGCGGCAACATCACATGAAAACTAAGCACAATTTGTTGCCTGCTGCACCCAGAAATGCACCACCAGCTGGGCAGCAAGTGAAGCTAGGTACACCCATCATAACTCCGATATCTATTTGCCAACCAGGACTATTACAACTGGAGTCCATTGGACCTCTGCAAAAAGTTGATTCCAATATTGACACAGAGCAGATTCGCAGACTGATTGAGTCTTTAGGAAATGTGCAGAAAGTGAACCAAGTTGTCATATTGGGGCAGGTGCCGTCTCATGTCACACCACTGGAAATGCAGCAAATATCACATCTGGCAGAACCAGTAAACGTCAGTCCCCCTCAGATAGATTTTATAGGACAGTCAGAATCAAAGACAATTGAACTGGACACTTTAAACCACCAATGTGATCCAATGGAGCAAACAATTATACTGGAACCTATTACACCGGACGGCCAATTGGAAAACCCTCATTTCTCAGAATTAGGTTCCCACATGACCATAGGTGAAAGTATAGAGCTGACATTTGTTCAGActgaacaaacagagagacCCGAGGGAGAGGTGATGCATCAGATCCTTCAACAGCCTGAGATTAGTGCAATTCAATCTGACCCAGTGAATCAAATGGTTTGTCAGGATGAGTTCGCTGACCTCAAACAAAACCTTGAGCAAACGTTCATATTAGAACTTACTCCTGCTCTGATGCCAACTTTGGAGCTGGAGCAATCCAAAACTTTGCCAAAAGAAGAAATCCCGTCTTCCTCTCTTGTGCCAACCACTGAACTGGAGAAGATTCCAGATCAGACTGTGATAGATGAGCAGGAGACCGGCCTCTCAGTCCCAACATTTATGTCAACTGTTGAGTTGGAGCTGACACCTTTACAAACAGAGCAACAGGATGTCACTACCTGCCCTTTTGTTCAATCAGATACACTTACAGAAACCCCAAGTGAATCTGAAAGAAACGTCAAAGAAGATGTTGAGTCACTTGTGCAGACAGAAAGTCTAGATCTAATCCACAATGTGATGGATGGAGGTGCAACACAAGAGATGCAAGAAAAAGAAGTGCAGGAGCCATTTGAACAAGAATCATCTGAGAAATTGCTAGTTGATCACAAGACGGGTCAGAAACAGTTGTCTGAAGTTGAGGACGCATCTGCTCCAAAAGAGGTTCCATCACAATTGGAGCCCAAGCAGGTGCCACAGATTTCAGAGTTACCTGTTAATGTAATGTCGGCTCAAGAGCTAGTTAAAGTGCGGAAAAGAAAGCCAGCCAGGGCGTTTATCTTTCAAGGATATATACAAGAACAGGTCGGATCCATAACAAAGGATGATTTACAAATTGAAGCCAAACCTGCCAAACGCCAAAGAACAAAAAAGTCTCATCTTGTTGTTAAATTTGGTCCACcgagcaaagaaaagaaaatcaagaaaCAGAAGAAGCCATCACAGGAGCATCAGCCAACACGGGAAAAAGAGATAACATCAAATCTCTCACCAAAAAAAGCATCACAGAAGAAgggaagaaagggaaaaaaagagagggaagtgGGACACTTGCTATCTACAGCTGAAATAAAATCTCCCTCATTAAACCAGGAACCACAGGCACAGCAAATCAAAGAGCATacgaaacaaaataaaataaaaaagccaaaGGAACAACCCAGGGAGGGTGTGATGACAGTAAGTGAACACAAAACTCCTGCTttgcctgtttttaaaaagaaaaaacaaacgaAAATAATGCGAAAAGATCAGCCCAAGAAAGCAAAGGatgggaagagaaagaaaaaccgAGCAAAAAAGGAAGACGTTAATACAAATACAGGCACATCTTCAACAGAAATACAAGgaccacacacaacacaagaccCGCTTGTTCTACTGAAAGGTCACAAACAGCCCCAGCTGAAAGTTTACAAGTTAGACCCATCAAAGGCATCAAGTCAGACACAAGAGGCTTCAGCTCAGGACGCCCAAACAATGTCCCAACAGAGTAAAGACAACAAACACCCAACAAGTGAGTCTGCGAATAATCTCACAgcagaaaacaagaagaaaggaggaagaccaaaaaagaagcagaaagcTCTTTCGTTGTTGTCGTCGCTACATGTTTCCCGTCAACCATCCGAGACACTACCCACCAAGCCAAAGACCACCAGGAAGCGCAAAGCCTCCTCGAAAGTAGAGACCGAGGGAGTTATAACTTCCTCTCATTCCAAACGTGCCTTAGAGTGTAAGGACTGCGGGGAGAGATTCAGTGAACTCTCGTCCCTTCAGAAGCACAAAGCGACGGTGCATATCGTGGAGAGTCCCAGTCTCACGTACACCAATGGGAACATCTTTGAAGGGGTTTCCAGGCTGGATCTTTACCAGCTTCCCAAACAGAGTGATAAGGTTGTTGGGGTGATAAATGCAGCTGCAGACTGGGATACGGAGCCTGAGATGACAGAGTTGGCTTTAGAAGACCGAGAGCGGAGTGTCTGTTTTCCAGCTTTGATTCCATCCCCGTCTTTACCTGTTCCTCCCTCAGATGTTGAAATGAGTGCCCATGGAGATAAGCATGGTAGTAAAACAGGAGCAGATGTTCAATTTCATACCTCTCCAGACGACTGCTCGTTATCTGATCAAGTGAAAAACAGTGAGAAGCCTCGAAATTTCACATCTGAATCCGGTTTAAGTACCTCTACTCAGACAAAGGATTTTGAGACTGGGGAGCCTTTAGAATCAGATGAAGCAGAGCAAGAAAACGGTTTGCTGAAGCATCCCAGCCCAGACTCTGAAGTTCAAGCTAACGTGGATGAAGACGTCAAGGAGGATTTACTTCTCGAGGTAGATATGGTCACTGTTGGGGAGCAGAATGAAAAAGATGAAAGCGACCCAGCTTCATCGCAAGAAAGTGTTGCTCAAGATGAATCCAAGGGAAATTCTGAGAGTGGAAGCACTGAAACAGCCACAGCACCTGGGCAAGCTGATGAAACAATAATGGAAAAGAGTTTAACTTGGCAAACAGTTTCGTGCTCCACGCACCAAGTGGTGAtcaaggaagaagaggaagaaatgttAGTCCAGAGAAAAAAAGTTGAAGGGAAAGGAGCCGCAAAAAAGAATGCTACAAGGGGCAGGAGACGAGGAAGGGGACATCTAAAAAGGGGCATGATGGCTAAGACATTTTTAGGTGGGGATACTGTCAGAGGAACAGAATCGGAGAAAGAACAAGATGAATGTCAGGTCGTTTATGAAAAACATACCATCACCACTGATTCAGAAACTCACGATGAAGTTGAGACTGGCACAAAGACTTCACAGCCAGAGACCAATCCTGAATGTGAGGCCATAAAAGCTACTGCTCCTGCCGCATGTTTGCCTCTCGTGCCCCCTGCGATAGAGGAATCTCCTGAAGAGCAAGTCGTGTTTGAGCTGGAGTCGGTCACCACGAGTGTGGAGGAAGTAATGAATGAAGGAGAGGAACATGACCGGGAGGTTGACCAGTCTCCAGGCATCATACTGGAGAAATTCCTCAcctccagacagagagagactgcTGACAAAGAGCCGTGCCTGAGGAGGATCAATCAGAGACAG ggTTTGAAAAACATTACTGCGAATGTATTTCAAGTCCCTGGGAGCCAGGAGATCAAGGTTGAAGAGAATATCTCAGACCCGCTGCTGGTTGCACCCTCCAGTCAGAATAGGCCGAGGTTAAATGTGCAGCCACATCACCATCGTGACATCAGGACCGTTCTGGTGAAAGAGGAGAGCAGCCTCGTGCTGAATGAGGCTCAGGCCTCACAGGGCAGCAGACACATCAGATGGAATGTGGAGCCAGTGgacaatgaaaacactgcaaCTCCAT tgataCAGACTGGGGAGACAATAAACGACAGTTGCATCACACCAGAGTTCAACACCAACCAGTGTATCTTCTACCCGgttaaagaggaggagagggagcttCTACTCGGAGCCACTCAGACCAGCAGAGGGAGTTTAACACCGGAGGGATCCAGTGTTGCACATCAGACAGAGCTTCAAAGTGCTGATCCTGCTTTAT ATGAAGGGAGCCACGCCACACAAGACTACCAGGAGATAGCAGTGAGAGGGCTGTCGTCAGAACCAGGGGTCAGTGACTTCACACATGGACAAG CAGAGGCAGATGCTGAGTGGCCTCATCCGCCAGACGTCCGGGACTTTCTCCTCCGGAGCTCTGATGAAGAGGAACGAGGTGAACTGTCTGAGCCTCAGCTTGACTCGGAAGCAGAAGTGATGGCTTATTTTTACAAGAACATGACCATTGGTGCACGGCAGTCAGATCAAACATCTCTATG TTTGTCAACTTCAACAAACCAGCTCCTTGCACCAAGAGATgaaaacaggaacaggaagcCTATTGATTACTTCTCCAAATATTTCGGTTGGGATACCTGGAAAGAAATTGCCAATTGCACAAATAAACTATCCAGCATGTCGAACCCCTTCACAGCACGAGAGGTTGCACAGTTTGTTGGGATCCACGTTGCAATGGGAACTTTGAAG tttcccAGTCCAAGGCTCTACTGGGAGGACTTGACAAAGGTTCCCTTAGTTGCTGATGCCATGCCACTTTCACGTTTCCTCGAGCTGACTTGCAGGTTGAAGTTTGCATCTCCTGCAAAAGATCCGGTCAACAGTATTATTCAAGAAGAAAGGCTCGATGTTGACTTTCAAAATGGACAGCAAGGTAAAACTCTGCCAAGCAGTCAATGTGTAATTTCTCAGCAAAGTGACGGGGAAAGCCAATGTGACAAAACAAATGATCCGAACACTTCCGAAACACAGACTGATCCGATGTGGAAGGTTCAGCCATTACTGAGCCGCTTCAAAGCAGGGTGCCAGTCCCTGAGCAGAGAGGGTGATTATGCAGTTGACCAATATCTACTTCCTTTGACCGGGAAGCTGCACAATTACAAAGTGTCTCTCTACTGCACTACATTAATTGGATTTGGGGGTTTACTCCTACATGTggattttaaattgaatctcTCAGACAAAGAAGATGCTGTAGAAAAAATGGTCCCCAAAGGAAGTATGGTGTTTCTTTGCAAACAGGAACTCTCCACCCCAGCAATGCTGGAACGCCTGCTGGTTGCTGGAGTTCATGGTGCAGGCAGGGTGGGTGGAGCACGAGGGCAGATCGGGGATGAGTTTGTGAGCTCAGACGGGAAGCTGATGTTACGCAGATCACACTGCGGCTTTATTCTTTCTACTGCGGGGAATGGCCAGAGGAGCATGGCTTCTCTCACCGACAACTTTGAGAAGGCCCAGATGTCGGCTCTTCTCAACAGAGATTTGCGAAACCTTTACCCTATTCCCCTCACTGCCTTGGCCCCAACCTGCTGGCCTCAAGCGGTGCTCTGGTACCTAACGGATCTGGCTTTGGTCAACTCCTGGCTCCTGTACCGGGAGGATCACCAGGCACCTTCTGCACCTTTGACTCTCATGGCCTTCAGACTGGAGGTGTCCAAGGCTTTAATCCTTTCCAGTGGCTCTGATACACAGGACTCTGTTCCCCCCCAACCCCCTGTagagaaaacacactcaacAAGTCAAACCCCCAATCCCACCACAGTGGAGGAATGTCCTCTGCCGGATGCAGCCACGCGGTACGACGGTTCGGGCCACTGGCCAGAGCAGCTtggggagggagaagggggcAGGTGCCGTTTTGGGGACTGTCAGCGAACATCTCGAGTGCTATGCCTTAAGTGCTGTGTCTTTCTTTGTATCTCACGCAACCACAACTGTTTTTTGAATTTCCACAGTCAAGGCAGTTTCGGAAAAGAGTAG